In Bordetella holmesii ATCC 51541, the following proteins share a genomic window:
- a CDS encoding putative 2-aminoethylphosphonate ABC transporter, periplasmic 2-aminoethylphosphonate-binding protein, with amino-acid sequence MAKQTTLTVYTALEADQIKAYQAAFEREYPDIKIQWVRDSTGIITAKLLAEKNNPKADVIWGLAGTSLGLMDKEGMLQPYAPKGLDQISPTMRDAKEVPAWVGMDAFAAAICFNTIEAKKQNLPEPKSWQDLTRPEYAGKIVMPNPASSGTGFLDVSAWLQMFGEEKGWAFMDALHKNIGSYTDSGSKPCNLAASGEFPIGVSFDYRAAKLKAEGAPIQPVFPSEGLGWEVEATAIVRGTKNMEAAQSG; translated from the coding sequence ATGGCGAAACAGACCACGTTGACGGTTTACACCGCTCTTGAAGCCGACCAGATCAAGGCTTATCAGGCTGCCTTCGAGCGCGAGTATCCTGATATCAAGATCCAATGGGTACGCGACTCCACCGGCATCATCACCGCCAAGTTGCTGGCCGAAAAGAACAATCCCAAGGCGGATGTGATCTGGGGGCTGGCCGGAACCTCGCTGGGTCTGATGGACAAGGAAGGAATGCTGCAACCCTACGCCCCCAAAGGCCTGGACCAGATTTCCCCCACCATGCGCGACGCCAAGGAGGTGCCAGCCTGGGTTGGCATGGATGCCTTTGCAGCAGCTATCTGCTTCAACACCATCGAAGCCAAGAAGCAGAATCTGCCCGAGCCAAAGTCGTGGCAGGACCTCACGCGCCCCGAGTATGCGGGCAAGATCGTCATGCCCAATCCGGCTTCTTCCGGCACGGGTTTTCTGGACGTCAGCGCTTGGCTGCAAATGTTTGGAGAAGAAAAGGGTTGGGCCTTCATGGACGCCTTGCACAAGAATATCGGCAGCTATACGGATTCCGGCTCCAAACCGTGCAACCTTGCCGCCTCGGGTGAGTTTCCGATCGGAGTGTCCTTCGACTATCGTGCGGCCAAGCTCAAGGCCGAGGGCGCTCCGATACAGCCGGTTTTCCCAAGCGAAGGGCTGGGCTGGGAAGTCGAGGCGACCGCTATCGTGCGCGGCACCAAGAACATGGAGGCCGCGCAAAGTGGCTGA
- a CDS encoding transposase family protein, whose protein sequence is MLDRKTIERLGGWEGYRVERVVWPEGESRTVTIYLKPSARTMHCEHCGNRCRQVHETTTRRVRDLPLMALRVTLVVPRRRVWCEQCGGPHLERLSWLGRYQRVTDRLAEAVSQLLESSNILAVARFFQLGWHTVKALDKALLRRAIQEPDWSQIHYLAMDEFALHKGHRYATVVVDPIRRQVLWIGDGRSRETARAFFEQLPTGVAQQIRAVAIDMTTAYELEIQANCPNAEIVYDLFHVVAKYGREVIDRVRVDQANQLRHDKPARRVIKSSRWLLLRNRKNLDPCQSVKLDELLQANQPLLTAYLMRDELKQLWFYQHPGYARQAWDHWLQQARGSGIAALAHFALKLKAYLHGILSRCRHRLNTSIVEGINNTIKVIKRRSYGYRDQEYFFLKIRSAFPGIPR, encoded by the coding sequence ATGCTGGACCGCAAGACGATCGAGAGGTTGGGTGGGTGGGAAGGTTATCGGGTGGAGCGGGTCGTGTGGCCTGAAGGTGAGAGCCGGACGGTCACGATTTACCTGAAGCCTTCAGCGCGAACGATGCACTGCGAGCACTGCGGCAACCGATGTCGGCAGGTGCATGAGACGACCACGCGCCGGGTGCGGGATCTGCCGCTAATGGCGCTGCGAGTGACGCTGGTAGTGCCGCGTCGGCGGGTCTGGTGCGAGCAGTGCGGTGGACCGCATCTGGAGAGGCTGAGCTGGCTGGGCCGTTACCAGCGAGTGACCGACCGGCTGGCCGAGGCGGTCAGCCAGTTGCTTGAGTCCAGCAACATTCTGGCCGTGGCGCGCTTCTTCCAACTGGGTTGGCACACGGTCAAGGCGCTGGACAAGGCCCTGCTGCGACGGGCGATCCAAGAGCCGGACTGGAGCCAGATCCACTACCTAGCGATGGACGAGTTCGCTCTACACAAGGGCCATCGTTATGCCACGGTCGTTGTCGATCCGATCCGCCGTCAGGTGCTATGGATCGGTGATGGCCGCTCGCGCGAGACGGCCAGAGCCTTCTTCGAACAACTGCCAACTGGGGTTGCCCAGCAGATCCGGGCCGTAGCGATCGACATGACGACGGCCTATGAGCTGGAGATCCAGGCCAACTGCCCCAACGCCGAGATCGTCTACGACCTGTTCCACGTCGTGGCCAAGTACGGCCGTGAAGTGATAGACCGGGTGCGTGTAGACCAAGCGAACCAGTTGCGGCACGACAAGCCGGCCCGCCGGGTGATCAAGTCCAGTCGCTGGCTACTGCTGCGCAATCGCAAAAACCTCGATCCGTGCCAATCGGTAAAGTTGGACGAGTTGCTCCAGGCCAACCAGCCCTTGCTCACCGCTTATCTGATGCGCGATGAGCTCAAACAGCTGTGGTTCTACCAACACCCCGGCTACGCCCGCCAGGCATGGGATCACTGGCTGCAACAGGCTCGGGGCAGCGGCATCGCCGCCTTGGCTCACTTCGCGCTCAAGCTAAAAGCCTATCTGCACGGGATTCTGTCTCGCTGTCGCCACCGGCTCAACACCAGCATCGTCGAGGGCATCAACAACACCATCAAAGTCATCAAGCGCCGCTCCTACGGCTACCGCGATCAGGAGTACTTCTTCCTCAAGATCCGGTCTGCATTCCCCGGTATTCCTCGATGA
- a CDS encoding 2OG-Fe(II) oxygenase superfamily protein — protein sequence MLLHIPGVLEPAVAHQYLLDLLATEWEDGARTAGFQSTLVKHNRQLPPGNTVGQRIATHIEQQLLRHPLFISAALPTRIFPMLFNRYGVGEAFGMHVDNAIRYPAGETRGLRTDLSATLFLRPPEDYEGGELVIQDTYGEHRVKLPAGDMVLYPSTSLHRVTPVTQGERIAAFFWIQSLIRDDGQRTLLYELDGAIQDTANALGTGSPQAVALTGVYHNLLRRWAEP from the coding sequence ATGCTATTGCACATCCCTGGCGTGCTGGAGCCGGCCGTGGCGCACCAATATCTGCTCGATCTGTTGGCCACAGAGTGGGAAGACGGTGCGCGCACGGCCGGTTTTCAATCGACGTTGGTCAAACACAACCGTCAGCTGCCACCCGGCAACACGGTCGGCCAGCGCATCGCCACCCATATCGAGCAACAGTTGCTGCGCCACCCGCTGTTCATCTCAGCCGCCCTGCCCACGCGTATTTTTCCGATGCTGTTCAATCGCTATGGCGTCGGCGAAGCCTTTGGCATGCACGTCGACAACGCCATTCGCTACCCCGCCGGAGAAACGCGCGGGCTGCGCACCGATCTGTCTGCCACGTTATTCCTGCGGCCGCCCGAGGACTACGAAGGCGGCGAACTCGTCATCCAGGACACCTATGGCGAACACCGCGTCAAACTTCCTGCAGGTGACATGGTGCTCTATCCCTCCACCAGCCTGCATCGCGTGACGCCAGTCACGCAGGGCGAACGGATCGCCGCCTTTTTCTGGATACAGAGCCTGATACGCGACGATGGCCAACGCACCTTGCTGTACGAACTCGACGGAGCCATTCAGGACACCGCGAATGCGCTGGGCACGGGCAGCCCGCAAGCCGTAGCGCTTACGGGCGTCTACCATAACCTTCTACGCCGCTGGGCAGAGCCCTGA
- a CDS encoding tonB-dependent Receptor Plug domain protein, translating into MPADPVQLAPVEVTASPGPKVDNSASPKYTQPVLDIPQTINIIPDSVREEQNAHGLRQVLNNVSGVTFNAGEGGGGLGDNVNVRGFNASTNFQIDGLRDSGQSNRSDLFNYESVEVIKGPNSVFGGAGTTGGSINLITKRPRQENFVHAETGLGTDRYRRVALDANRTLPEAAAAWRLNLMAHGNDVPGRDPVDRKRWGIAPSLKLGVGGPTQWTLSYFYQTDRNLPDYGLPARNGRPLVGRHAYFGWRNLDHEHAHSHIATSEVIHRFGSGATLQNLTRYSQLDRDTVISASQISLMGLQPGYYKPAGPRATAGT; encoded by the coding sequence ATGCCTGCTGACCCCGTGCAACTCGCGCCGGTGGAAGTCACCGCTTCTCCAGGGCCCAAAGTGGACAACTCGGCTTCGCCCAAGTACACCCAGCCCGTGCTCGACATCCCTCAAACGATAAACATCATCCCGGACAGCGTCCGCGAGGAGCAGAACGCCCACGGTCTGCGGCAGGTCCTCAACAACGTCAGCGGCGTGACCTTCAACGCGGGCGAAGGCGGCGGCGGTCTGGGAGACAACGTCAACGTGCGCGGGTTCAACGCCAGCACCAACTTTCAGATCGACGGCCTGCGCGACAGCGGCCAGTCCAACCGCAGCGATCTTTTCAATTACGAGTCCGTTGAAGTCATCAAAGGGCCTAACTCCGTCTTCGGTGGTGCCGGCACCACCGGCGGCAGTATCAATCTGATCACCAAACGCCCCCGCCAGGAAAACTTCGTGCATGCCGAGACGGGCCTGGGCACCGACCGCTACCGGCGCGTGGCGCTTGACGCCAATCGGACCCTGCCCGAGGCCGCTGCCGCGTGGCGCCTGAATCTCATGGCGCACGGCAACGATGTGCCTGGACGCGATCCGGTTGATCGCAAGCGCTGGGGCATCGCGCCGTCGCTCAAACTCGGTGTGGGGGGCCCCACGCAGTGGACGCTGAGCTATTTCTACCAGACAGACCGCAACCTGCCCGATTACGGCCTGCCCGCGCGCAATGGGCGGCCGCTGGTGGGCCGCCATGCCTATTTTGGCTGGCGCAACCTGGATCACGAACATGCGCATTCGCATATCGCCACCTCCGAAGTCATCCACCGCTTCGGCTCGGGCGCCACGTTGCAAAATCTCACGCGCTACTCCCAACTGGACCGCGACACGGTGATCTCCGCTTCGCAGATCAGCCTAATGGGATTGCAGCCGGGCTACTACAAGCCGGCCGGCCCCAGGGCTACGGCCGGAACATGA
- a CDS encoding malic enzyme, NAD binding domain protein — protein sequence MDETFTKLALDYHAYPTPGKISVTPTKTLANQDDLSLAYSPGVAAACMAIYDQSNDAASLYTSRANLVGVITNGTAVLGLGNIGPLAAKPVMEGKGCLFKKFAGIDVFDIELAENDPDKLVDIIAALEPTLGGVNLEDIKAPECFYIEKKLRERMKIPVFHDDQHGTAIISSAAILNGLKVVSKDMDKVKLACSGAGAAAIACLDLLVHLGIKRENIYVVDSRGVIWEGRDENMEANKRRYAQKTDARTLADVVKDADVFLGCSTAGVLTGDMVKTMASKPLILALANPEPEIRPEIARAARPDCIVATGRSDYPNQVNNVLCFPFIFRGALDAGATRITEEMKLACVKAIAELAQAEQNDEVARAYAGQELSFGPEYIIPKPFDPRLIVQIAPAVAQAAADSGVASRPIEDIEAYRQKLMGFVYHSGQLMRPLFKQAKTAPKRVVYADGEDERVLRAVQVVVDEKLAHPILIGRPAVIEMRIQKSGLRLIAGQNIEIVDPEDDSRFNDTWQAYYELQGRNGVTPTVAKAMIRKHNTLIAAMLLRRGDADALLCGVASKYDNQLKYIDEVIGTKPGQTFAALNVLMLPDQTLFVADTHVNENPSAEEIANITIQAGEEMMRFGVMPKIALLSHSNFGSRPTESSRKMAHARRLVAERARTWKSMARCMPMLRCRRKSVCRPIPTARSRVRPICW from the coding sequence ATGGACGAAACCTTCACCAAGTTGGCCCTGGATTACCACGCCTATCCCACCCCGGGCAAAATCTCCGTCACGCCAACCAAGACGCTGGCCAATCAGGATGACCTGTCGCTGGCCTATTCGCCTGGCGTGGCAGCCGCCTGCATGGCCATCTACGATCAGAGCAACGACGCCGCGTCGCTGTACACCTCACGCGCCAACCTGGTCGGCGTGATCACCAATGGCACGGCGGTGCTGGGCCTGGGCAATATCGGCCCACTGGCTGCCAAGCCTGTGATGGAAGGCAAGGGCTGCCTGTTCAAGAAGTTTGCCGGCATCGATGTGTTTGACATCGAACTGGCCGAAAACGACCCTGACAAACTGGTCGACATCATCGCGGCGCTCGAGCCGACCCTGGGCGGCGTCAACCTAGAGGACATCAAAGCGCCCGAATGCTTCTACATCGAGAAGAAGCTGCGGGAACGCATGAAGATTCCCGTCTTCCACGACGACCAGCACGGCACCGCCATCATCTCCTCGGCCGCTATCCTCAATGGTTTGAAAGTGGTCAGCAAGGACATGGACAAGGTCAAACTTGCCTGCTCTGGCGCCGGAGCGGCGGCCATCGCCTGCCTGGACCTTCTGGTGCATCTGGGAATCAAACGCGAGAACATTTACGTCGTGGATTCGCGCGGAGTGATCTGGGAGGGCCGCGACGAAAACATGGAAGCCAACAAGCGTCGCTACGCCCAGAAAACCGATGCGCGCACACTGGCCGACGTGGTCAAGGACGCCGACGTCTTCCTGGGTTGCTCGACGGCTGGCGTGTTGACGGGCGACATGGTCAAGACCATGGCCAGCAAACCCTTGATTCTTGCTCTGGCCAATCCCGAACCAGAAATCCGCCCCGAGATCGCTCGCGCGGCGCGTCCGGACTGCATCGTCGCCACCGGCCGTTCGGACTACCCCAACCAGGTCAACAACGTCCTGTGCTTTCCCTTCATCTTCCGCGGCGCGCTCGATGCCGGCGCCACGCGCATCACCGAAGAAATGAAGCTGGCCTGCGTGAAGGCGATTGCAGAACTGGCCCAGGCCGAGCAAAACGATGAGGTGGCCCGCGCCTATGCCGGCCAGGAGCTGTCCTTCGGCCCCGAATACATCATCCCGAAGCCATTCGATCCGCGCCTGATCGTGCAGATCGCTCCGGCCGTAGCCCAGGCGGCGGCCGACTCCGGCGTGGCCAGCCGCCCGATCGAAGACATCGAAGCCTACCGCCAAAAGCTCATGGGCTTTGTCTACCATTCGGGTCAGCTGATGCGCCCGCTGTTCAAGCAAGCCAAGACCGCACCCAAGCGTGTGGTCTACGCCGATGGCGAAGACGAGCGCGTCCTGCGCGCCGTACAGGTGGTGGTTGACGAAAAACTTGCCCACCCCATCCTGATCGGTCGCCCCGCGGTTATCGAGATGCGCATCCAGAAGTCCGGGCTGCGTCTGATCGCCGGCCAGAACATCGAGATCGTCGATCCTGAAGACGATAGCCGCTTCAATGACACCTGGCAGGCCTACTATGAATTGCAGGGCCGCAATGGCGTCACGCCGACCGTAGCCAAGGCCATGATCCGCAAGCACAACACGCTGATTGCGGCGATGTTGCTACGCCGCGGCGATGCCGACGCCTTGTTGTGCGGCGTGGCCAGCAAGTACGACAATCAGCTCAAGTACATCGACGAAGTCATCGGCACCAAGCCCGGCCAGACTTTCGCCGCGCTCAACGTCCTCATGCTGCCTGACCAGACCCTGTTCGTGGCCGACACGCATGTCAACGAAAACCCGTCGGCCGAAGAAATCGCCAATATCACCATCCAGGCTGGTGAAGAGATGATGCGCTTTGGCGTCATGCCGAAGATCGCGCTGCTGTCGCACTCGAATTTCGGTAGCCGCCCGACGGAGTCTTCACGCAAGATGGCTCATGCCCGCCGGCTGGTTGCCGAACGCGCCCGCACCTGGAAGTCGATGGCGAGATGCATGCCGATGCTGCGCTGTCGGAGAAAATCCGTCTGCAGGCCTATCCCGACAGCTCGCTCAAGGGTCCGGCCAATCTGTTGGTAA
- a CDS encoding phosphate acetyl/butaryl transferase family protein — protein sequence MPNLDTGNITYNMLKMTGSNGVAMGPILLGAARPVHILTTSATVRRIVNMTALAVVDAQQEAEAR from the coding sequence ATGCCCAATCTCGATACCGGCAACATCACCTACAACATGCTCAAGATGACGGGCAGCAACGGTGTGGCCATGGGCCCCATCCTGCTGGGCGCGGCCCGTCCCGTGCATATCCTGACTACCAGCGCTACCGTGCGCCGCATCGTCAACATGACGGCGCTGGCGGTGGTCGACGCGCAGCAGGAAGCAGAGGCCCGCTGA
- a CDS encoding tonB dependent receptor family protein gives MSTKLLANQTHLNVDSELLGLKHKIGAGVELSEETFRLQTSSYNLNKHYPASGYPIANPPGYWSGPRVRSNTNLLRNSLVTRALYLTDSVALSPDWDLGLGLRHDWIDVRGRSQPEGGSATRNLSKTRAFSGRAAVTYKPADNGRIYLSYGSSFNPSSEPAVTTGRGLAAATNDLAPERNNSLELGTKWDVLDRQLALTAALFQTTKQNARERQSDGSNTLTGKQQVRGLELGATGRLTPQWDIYAGYTYLHSRTLKSAVKPEQEGLPLGNTPNHSLSVWTTYSWPSGWKAGYGIRTIGKRPVSSAGGGDIPGYAVHSLMVAYTVNANLSLQLNVDNLTNKAYIEKVRQNPGAQARSSQVELGDGRSAILTALWRY, from the coding sequence ATGAGCACCAAACTGCTGGCCAACCAGACCCACCTCAATGTCGACAGCGAGCTCCTGGGGCTCAAGCACAAGATAGGCGCTGGGGTGGAGCTATCGGAAGAAACCTTCCGCCTGCAGACCTCCAGCTACAACCTGAACAAGCACTATCCGGCTTCCGGGTATCCGATCGCCAACCCGCCTGGCTACTGGAGTGGCCCGCGCGTGCGCAGCAACACCAATCTTCTGCGCAACAGCCTGGTAACACGCGCGCTCTACCTCACCGACAGCGTGGCACTGTCACCAGACTGGGATCTCGGTCTGGGCCTGCGGCATGACTGGATCGACGTGCGGGGCCGCAGCCAGCCCGAAGGCGGCTCAGCCACGCGCAACCTCTCCAAGACCCGTGCATTCAGTGGCCGGGCTGCCGTGACGTACAAGCCTGCCGACAATGGCCGGATCTACCTGTCATACGGCAGCTCGTTCAACCCCTCGTCCGAACCCGCGGTCACCACCGGCCGAGGTTTGGCTGCGGCCACCAATGATCTCGCACCCGAGCGCAACAACAGCCTGGAACTGGGTACGAAATGGGACGTGCTGGATCGCCAGCTCGCTCTGACCGCAGCGCTGTTTCAGACCACCAAACAGAATGCGCGCGAGCGCCAGTCCGATGGCAGCAACACACTCACCGGCAAACAGCAGGTCCGCGGCCTGGAGTTGGGCGCCACCGGTAGGCTCACGCCCCAATGGGATATCTACGCCGGCTACACCTACCTGCACAGCCGTACGCTCAAATCTGCGGTCAAACCCGAACAGGAGGGCTTGCCTCTGGGCAATACGCCCAATCACAGCCTGAGCGTATGGACGACCTATTCTTGGCCGTCCGGGTGGAAAGCCGGCTATGGCATCCGCACGATCGGCAAGCGTCCCGTCAGCTCTGCCGGCGGGGGCGATATCCCGGGGTATGCGGTGCACAGTCTCATGGTGGCCTATACCGTCAACGCCAACCTCAGCCTGCAACTGAACGTCGACAATCTCACCAATAAAGCCTATATCGAAAAGGTTCGCCAGAACCCGGGGGCGCAGGCCCGCTCCTCGCAGGTGGAGCTTGGCGACGGCCGCTCGGCCATATTGACAGCGCTTTGGCGTTACTGA
- a CDS encoding phosphonoacetaldehyde hydrolase (overlaps another CDS with the same product name): MNVLPTRLEAVIFDWAGTLVDFGSFAPTRVFVDAFAQFGVTLSLPQARGPMGMGKWDHIRTLCNEPDIARQYQERFGVLPDDAAVTSIYERFLPMQLEKVAEYSDVIPGAVEVLADLAERGLKVGSCSGYPAAVMQRVLGRARHGAEKCHCPGH; encoded by the coding sequence ATGAATGTTCTTCCCACCCGGCTTGAGGCCGTGATATTCGACTGGGCCGGTACCTTGGTCGACTTCGGATCGTTTGCGCCGACCCGGGTTTTCGTCGACGCGTTTGCGCAGTTTGGCGTGACGCTGTCCTTGCCGCAGGCGCGCGGCCCGATGGGTATGGGCAAATGGGACCACATCCGCACGTTGTGCAATGAGCCAGATATCGCGCGACAGTATCAGGAGCGTTTTGGCGTGTTGCCGGATGACGCGGCGGTTACGTCCATCTACGAGCGTTTTCTGCCCATGCAACTGGAGAAGGTCGCCGAGTACTCGGACGTGATTCCCGGCGCGGTTGAGGTGCTGGCGGATCTCGCCGAACGCGGCTTGAAGGTCGGTTCGTGCTCGGGGTATCCCGCAGCCGTCATGCAGCGCGTGCTCGGCCGCGCCCGCCATGGCGCTGAAAAATGCCATTGCCCTGGGCATTGA
- a CDS encoding phosphonoacetaldehyde hydrolase (overlaps another CDS with the same product name) produces MALKNAIALGIDDVAGCVKVDDTSVGVEEGRRAGMWSVGVLLSGNAAGLSLSEWQALQDDARNQARERARQVFAPAQPHYFIDTVAELPGVLSAIAARLARGERP; encoded by the coding sequence ATGGCGCTGAAAAATGCCATTGCCCTGGGCATTGATGACGTAGCCGGTTGCGTCAAAGTCGATGACACCAGCGTCGGCGTGGAGGAAGGCCGGCGGGCAGGCATGTGGTCGGTGGGTGTGCTGCTATCCGGCAATGCTGCAGGGCTGAGTCTGTCGGAGTGGCAGGCGCTGCAAGACGACGCAAGAAACCAGGCGCGTGAGCGCGCCCGTCAGGTGTTTGCCCCAGCCCAACCTCACTATTTCATCGATACCGTGGCCGAGCTGCCCGGCGTGCTCAGCGCTATCGCGGCACGTCTGGCGCGCGGCGAACGGCCCTGA
- a CDS encoding pyridine nucleotide-disulfide oxidoreductase family protein, translated as MKSFDVVVIGGGILGMAHAWASARRGLSVAVVERARQAHGATIRNFGQVLVTGQAPGDMANLARQTRALWLQLAGQAGFHVRANGSLVLARTAQESDVLEEFASHRLAAEGYAARLLSNRELAAFYGGRLEHHCAALRGEDDLQIYSREALPAITRHLGDDLGVAMIHGTLARKVEGGEVDTTAGRFKAGHVFACPGHDYLMLWPEIFAPLNLELSRLQMLRVAFVEQAFEVDMPLLTGLSCVHYGAFSDLPSAQRLRQTFEQHSPFLMREGIHLLISPTPYGELIVGDSHRYGVDALPFNDEAVDETLLSLAQQALGARLLVLERWQGVYGAHGPAPYSVLQADTQTTVSVMHSGVGMTVGLAIGERAVAAALG; from the coding sequence ATGAAATCATTTGATGTGGTGGTCATCGGTGGCGGCATCCTCGGGATGGCGCATGCGTGGGCCAGCGCCCGCCGCGGGCTTTCCGTTGCGGTGGTCGAGCGCGCCCGTCAGGCGCATGGTGCCACCATCCGGAATTTTGGCCAGGTACTGGTGACGGGGCAGGCTCCTGGCGACATGGCCAATCTCGCCAGGCAGACGCGTGCCTTGTGGCTGCAACTGGCCGGCCAGGCCGGTTTTCATGTCAGGGCGAACGGCTCGTTGGTGCTGGCGCGTACGGCTCAGGAAAGCGATGTGCTGGAAGAGTTCGCCAGCCATCGCCTGGCGGCCGAGGGTTACGCCGCGCGACTGCTCAGCAATCGCGAGCTCGCCGCCTTCTATGGGGGGCGTCTGGAGCACCATTGCGCGGCCTTGCGCGGAGAGGACGACCTGCAGATTTACTCACGCGAAGCGCTGCCTGCCATTACCCGTCATCTGGGCGACGACCTCGGCGTGGCGATGATTCACGGCACGCTGGCGCGCAAAGTCGAAGGGGGCGAAGTCGACACCACGGCGGGCCGGTTCAAGGCAGGCCATGTATTCGCCTGTCCGGGACATGACTATCTGATGCTGTGGCCGGAAATTTTCGCGCCGCTGAACCTGGAACTCTCTCGCCTGCAAATGCTGCGGGTGGCATTTGTCGAACAGGCGTTCGAGGTTGATATGCCGCTGCTCACGGGGCTGTCCTGCGTGCATTACGGTGCGTTCTCGGACCTGCCCAGCGCGCAACGTCTGCGGCAGACCTTCGAGCAGCACAGCCCGTTCCTGATGCGCGAAGGTATACATTTGTTGATCAGCCCAACGCCGTATGGGGAGTTGATCGTGGGCGATTCGCATCGTTATGGCGTCGATGCGTTGCCGTTCAACGATGAGGCCGTCGATGAGACGCTCCTGAGCCTGGCGCAACAGGCGCTTGGTGCGCGCCTGCTGGTGCTGGAGCGCTGGCAAGGTGTCTATGGCGCTCATGGCCCCGCACCGTATTCGGTCTTGCAGGCCGATACCCAGACCACGGTGTCCGTCATGCATTCGGGTGTGGGCATGACGGTGGGCCTGGCCATAGGCGAGCGGGCCGTGGCGGCTGCTCTGGGGTGA